One window of Peteryoungia desertarenae genomic DNA carries:
- a CDS encoding DODA-type extradiol aromatic ring-opening family dioxygenase, with the protein MAARFPVYFIPHGGGPWPFMDFPKNAEGKGPWDELGAFLRGLDGEIGRRPKAVLIVSGHWEKEAVPTVSTAPRPPMLFDYYNFPTHTYELSYPAPNSLALAARARELLQDAGIESAEDAQRGFDHGVFVPLMLIYPDADVPITMISLKNTLDAESHLAIGRALEPLRDEEVLIIASGMTYHNMPQFRRAEPAHIGQAIRFDNWLTEAVETEDVNARAAALASWDQNPDALACHVPDHDHLAPLFVAVGAAGPDAGRCIFKTEFLGKPYSGFRFA; encoded by the coding sequence ATGGCAGCTCGTTTCCCCGTCTACTTCATCCCTCACGGTGGAGGCCCATGGCCGTTCATGGATTTTCCGAAGAATGCTGAGGGCAAGGGGCCCTGGGATGAGCTTGGAGCGTTTCTTCGGGGGCTGGATGGGGAGATCGGTCGAAGGCCGAAGGCTGTTCTGATCGTCTCGGGTCATTGGGAGAAGGAGGCAGTTCCGACGGTCAGTACTGCGCCCAGACCGCCCATGCTCTTTGATTATTACAACTTCCCTACCCACACCTATGAGCTTTCCTATCCGGCGCCGAACTCTCTGGCTCTGGCGGCACGCGCCCGAGAACTCCTTCAAGACGCCGGTATTGAGAGCGCGGAAGATGCACAGCGAGGGTTTGACCATGGCGTCTTCGTGCCGCTGATGTTGATCTATCCGGATGCGGATGTGCCGATTACCATGATTTCGCTAAAGAATACGCTGGATGCCGAAAGCCATCTAGCAATTGGCCGGGCACTTGAACCTCTGCGCGATGAAGAGGTGCTTATCATCGCGTCCGGCATGACCTATCACAACATGCCGCAGTTTCGCCGGGCCGAGCCTGCCCATATCGGGCAGGCCATCCGTTTCGATAACTGGCTGACCGAGGCTGTCGAGACCGAGGACGTGAATGCGCGCGCTGCAGCTTTGGCCTCTTGGGATCAGAATCCCGATGCGCTTGCCTGCCACGTGCCCGACCATGATCATCTTGCACCGCTGTTTGTCGCGGTAGGCGCTGCCGGCCCAGATGCCGGCAGATGTATCTTCAAGACCGAGTTTCTCGGCAAACCCTATTCCGGTTTCCGATTCGCATAG
- the argC gene encoding N-acetyl-gamma-glutamyl-phosphate reductase, producing MAAKIFIDGEHGTTGLQIRTRLADRRDLELLSIPEAERRNEKMREDMLNSADIAILCLPDDASKQAYEMTAANNNVRLLDASTAFRVHPDWAYGFAEMDKAQKAKIRSARYVSNPGCYPTGAIGLIRPLRAAGILPDGYPVSVNAVSGYTGGGKQLIAQMEDKTHPEHLAANNFLYGLTMKHKHVPEMQTHGLLDRAPLFAPSVGRFPQGMIVQVPLFLEDIGGGATVESIHAALVAHYAGQDIVSVVPLAESAKLPRIDAEELAGQDTMKLFVFGTPGGAHVNLVALLDNLGKGASGAAVQNMDLMLSA from the coding sequence ATGGCAGCGAAGATCTTCATCGACGGCGAACACGGCACCACGGGTCTGCAGATCCGCACGCGCCTGGCTGATCGCCGTGATCTTGAACTGCTGTCGATCCCGGAAGCGGAGCGGCGGAATGAGAAGATGCGCGAGGACATGCTCAACAGCGCCGATATCGCCATTCTCTGCCTGCCGGACGATGCGTCGAAGCAGGCCTATGAGATGACGGCAGCGAACAACAATGTCCGCCTGCTGGATGCCTCCACGGCATTCCGGGTGCATCCGGACTGGGCCTATGGTTTTGCCGAAATGGACAAGGCGCAGAAGGCGAAGATTCGGTCCGCACGCTACGTCTCCAATCCGGGCTGCTATCCGACCGGTGCGATCGGCCTCATCCGGCCGCTGCGTGCCGCCGGCATTCTGCCGGATGGCTATCCGGTGTCGGTCAATGCTGTCTCCGGCTATACCGGCGGTGGCAAGCAGCTGATTGCGCAGATGGAGGACAAGACCCATCCCGAACATCTGGCCGCAAACAACTTCCTCTACGGCCTGACGATGAAGCATAAGCATGTGCCGGAAATGCAGACCCATGGCCTGCTCGATCGTGCGCCACTCTTTGCTCCTTCCGTCGGTCGCTTCCCGCAAGGCATGATCGTTCAGGTGCCGCTCTTCCTGGAGGATATCGGCGGCGGCGCGACGGTCGAGAGCATCCATGCGGCACTCGTCGCTCATTATGCCGGCCAGGACATTGTCAGCGTCGTTCCGCTGGCCGAAAGCGCCAAGCTGCCGCGGATTGATGCTGAGGAACTGGCGGGCCAGGACACGATGAAGCTCTTCGTCTTCGGCACGCCGGGTGGCGCGCATGTCAATCTGGTCGCCCTCCTCGACAACCTCGGCAAGGGTGCGTCGGGAGCGGCCGTGCAGAACATGGACCTGATGCTGTCGGCGTGA
- the speB gene encoding agmatinase, with protein sequence MASKSIDNAFTAKAIRGAASDPTYAGVLSFMRRKYSKDLTDVDAVVLGIPFDAAVSNRPGARFGPQAIRRASAIFDNDPQYPFARDLFEQMAVIDYGDVLLDYGNHQNTPALIEQEAARIIASGAYLLGLGGDHFVTWPLLKAHAAKHGPLALVHFDAHQDTWDDDGQRIDHGSFVGRAVREGVIDPTRSIQIGIRTEAPEDFSINIIPGYEVEDMGAQAIADAILSHVGTAPTYLTFDIDCLDPAYAPGTGTPVAGGPSSAKMLSVLRKLGALDIRGSDIVEVAPAYDHADITAIAGATVAMYMLGLRAEKLATRA encoded by the coding sequence ATGGCCAGCAAATCGATCGATAACGCCTTTACCGCCAAGGCCATCCGTGGCGCCGCGTCGGACCCGACCTATGCCGGCGTGCTCTCCTTCATGCGGCGCAAGTACTCCAAGGATCTGACCGACGTCGATGCGGTCGTACTCGGCATTCCCTTCGACGCCGCCGTCTCCAACCGGCCCGGCGCCCGTTTCGGGCCGCAGGCGATCCGGCGCGCCTCGGCGATCTTCGACAACGACCCGCAATATCCCTTTGCCCGCGACCTCTTCGAGCAGATGGCCGTCATCGACTATGGCGATGTGCTGCTCGACTACGGTAATCATCAAAACACCCCTGCCCTGATCGAACAGGAAGCAGCCCGGATTATCGCATCGGGCGCCTATCTGCTCGGTCTCGGCGGCGACCACTTCGTCACCTGGCCGCTGCTCAAGGCCCATGCGGCGAAGCATGGGCCGCTGGCGCTCGTGCATTTCGATGCGCATCAGGACACATGGGACGATGACGGCCAGCGGATCGACCATGGCTCCTTCGTCGGCCGCGCCGTGCGCGAAGGTGTCATCGACCCGACCAGATCGATCCAGATCGGCATCCGCACGGAAGCGCCGGAGGATTTCAGCATCAATATCATCCCAGGCTACGAGGTCGAGGACATGGGCGCTCAGGCCATCGCTGACGCGATCCTCTCGCATGTCGGCACCGCCCCAACCTATCTGACATTCGACATCGATTGCCTGGACCCGGCCTATGCCCCCGGCACCGGCACACCCGTCGCGGGCGGACCTTCGTCGGCCAAGATGCTGTCGGTGCTGCGCAAGTTGGGGGCCCTCGACATCCGGGGCTCCGACATCGTCGAGGTCGCGCCGGCCTATGACCACGCCGATATCACCGCCATTGCCGGGGCAACCGTTGCTATGTATATGCTGGGCTTACGCGCGGAAAAACTTGCAACACGCGCCTGA
- a CDS encoding antibiotic biosynthesis monooxygenase family protein: MASEITKLPEPPCFVVCFSSQRTAGDDGYGAMAESMVALAKQQPGFLGMESVRGADGFGITNSYWTDEASILAWKAVVSHQAAQRLGRERWYEDYRVIVAKVERAYDIKRED; the protein is encoded by the coding sequence ATGGCATCCGAAATCACCAAGCTTCCCGAGCCTCCTTGTTTCGTTGTCTGTTTTTCATCGCAGCGAACCGCCGGCGACGATGGCTATGGCGCCATGGCCGAAAGCATGGTCGCACTGGCGAAACAGCAACCCGGATTTCTGGGCATGGAGAGCGTGCGCGGTGCGGATGGGTTCGGGATCACCAACTCCTATTGGACAGATGAGGCCAGTATCCTCGCCTGGAAGGCTGTTGTTTCGCATCAGGCAGCCCAGAGACTTGGGCGCGAACGGTGGTATGAAGACTATCGGGTGATCGTGGCCAAGGTCGAACGGGCCTATGACATCAAAAGAGAAGACTGA
- the rpsI gene encoding 30S ribosomal protein S9, with protein MADLSSLKDLAPAQDAAPAHVRKVDSLGRSYATGKRKNAVARVWVKPGSGKITINGKEFRAYFARPVLQMILQQPIVAAARDGQFDIVATVHGGGLSGQAGAVRHGLSKAMTYFEPGLRSVLKKGGFLTRDSRVVERKKYGKAKARRSFQFSKR; from the coding sequence ATGGCCGATCTTTCTTCCCTGAAGGACCTTGCCCCGGCACAGGACGCAGCTCCGGCTCACGTCCGTAAGGTCGACTCGCTGGGTCGCTCCTACGCCACCGGCAAGCGCAAGAACGCTGTAGCCCGCGTCTGGGTCAAGCCGGGCTCCGGCAAGATCACGATCAACGGCAAGGAATTCCGCGCCTACTTCGCCCGTCCGGTCCTGCAGATGATCCTGCAGCAGCCGATCGTTGCAGCGGCTCGCGATGGTCAGTTCGACATCGTCGCTACCGTTCACGGCGGTGGTCTGTCCGGTCAGGCTGGTGCCGTTCGTCACGGTCTGTCCAAGGCCATGACCTACTTCGAGCCGGGCCTGCGCTCGGTTCTGAAGAAGGGTGGCTTCCTGACCCGCGACAGCCGTGTGGTCGAGCGTAAGAAGTACGGTAAGGCCAAGGCCCGCCGTTCGTTCCAGTTCTCCAAGCGTTAA
- the rplM gene encoding 50S ribosomal protein L13, with translation MSTFVQKPAEVEKKWIIIDAEGLVVGRLATIIATHLRGKHKATYTPHVDDGDNVIVINAEKVVLTGKKYTDKKYFWHTGYPGGIKERTARQIIEGRFPERVLEKAVERMIPRGPLGRRQMKNLRVYAGAAHPHEAQQPVALDVAKLSKKNTRSA, from the coding sequence ATGTCTACCTTCGTTCAGAAGCCTGCAGAGGTGGAGAAGAAGTGGATCATCATCGACGCCGAAGGCCTCGTTGTTGGTCGCCTCGCCACCATCATCGCCACGCACCTGCGCGGCAAGCACAAGGCCACCTATACCCCCCATGTTGACGATGGTGACAATGTCATCGTAATCAACGCCGAGAAGGTTGTCCTGACCGGCAAGAAGTATACCGACAAGAAGTACTTCTGGCACACCGGTTATCCGGGCGGCATCAAGGAGCGTACGGCTCGCCAGATCATCGAAGGCCGCTTCCCGGAGCGCGTTCTCGAGAAGGCCGTCGAGCGCATGATCCCGCGCGGTCCGCTTGGCCGTCGCCAGATGAAGAATCTGCGCGTCTATGCCGGCGCAGCCCATCCGCATGAAGCCCAGCAGCCCGTCGCTCTCGACGTCGCCAAGCTGAGCAAGAAGAACACAAGGAGCGCCTAA
- a CDS encoding enoyl-CoA hydratase yields the protein MAEVVSFRMDGSDRGEGPVLMERRDGALRLTLNSPPTNSLSIAVMEQLHAGLRLAEEDASIRLVVIASTGKVFSAGHDLKELTAHRSDDDGGRAFYERSMRLCADLMLAITRLPKPVIAEVDGLATAAGCQLVASCDLAICTDTATFCTPGVNIGLFCSTPMVALSRATHRKQAMEMLLTGETIDASTAKEFGLVNRIVPKQYLDQVIAKYASVIAAKSPLTLTIGKEAFYHQIELPVSEAYDYAIRVMVENMMAKDAKEGIGAFLEKRHPVWTGE from the coding sequence ATGGCCGAGGTTGTGAGTTTTCGCATGGATGGATCCGATCGCGGGGAGGGCCCGGTGTTGATGGAGCGGCGCGACGGCGCCTTGCGCCTCACGCTGAACTCACCTCCAACCAATTCTCTGTCCATCGCGGTCATGGAGCAGTTGCATGCTGGCCTGCGCCTGGCGGAGGAAGACGCCTCGATCAGACTCGTGGTGATTGCGTCGACCGGAAAGGTCTTTTCAGCCGGCCATGATCTCAAGGAACTGACAGCCCATCGCAGCGATGACGATGGTGGCCGCGCCTTTTATGAGCGCAGCATGCGGCTTTGTGCCGATCTGATGCTGGCGATCACGCGCCTCCCGAAGCCGGTCATCGCCGAAGTCGACGGTCTTGCAACTGCGGCAGGCTGTCAGCTGGTGGCAAGCTGCGATCTGGCGATCTGTACAGATACGGCCACATTCTGCACGCCGGGCGTCAATATCGGCCTTTTCTGCTCTACGCCAATGGTGGCCCTGTCGCGCGCGACCCATCGCAAGCAGGCCATGGAAATGCTGCTGACCGGGGAAACGATCGATGCCTCGACAGCCAAGGAATTCGGTCTCGTGAACCGGATAGTCCCCAAGCAATATCTCGATCAGGTGATCGCCAAATATGCCTCGGTGATTGCAGCCAAATCGCCTCTGACGCTGACCATCGGCAAGGAAGCCTTCTATCATCAGATCGAACTGCCGGTATCCGAAGCCTATGACTATGCCATTCGGGTCATGGTCGAAAACATGATGGCGAAGGATGCAAAAGAGGGTATCGGCGCCTTTCTGGAAAAGCGTCACCCCGTCTGGACGGGAGAGTAG
- a CDS encoding VOC family protein — protein MSIAYHERLGWKRSSASNDQITFIQMKGLVLALFSRVALATDAGVEDGNCGFAGVTLAHNVPSDRGVDAVVRFALSCGARLVRKPEKASWGGYSGYVADPDGHLWEISHNPYFPLDHHGHIVLPA, from the coding sequence GTGAGCATCGCATATCACGAACGGCTGGGATGGAAACGCTCCTCAGCATCAAATGATCAGATCACCTTCATTCAGATGAAGGGTCTGGTCCTTGCCTTGTTCAGTCGAGTTGCGCTGGCAACCGATGCCGGTGTTGAAGATGGCAACTGCGGTTTTGCCGGGGTTACACTGGCTCATAATGTGCCAAGTGATCGTGGCGTGGATGCGGTGGTCAGATTTGCGCTGTCCTGTGGCGCACGGCTCGTGAGGAAACCCGAAAAGGCGAGTTGGGGTGGCTATTCGGGCTATGTGGCTGATCCCGATGGGCATCTTTGGGAAATTTCCCATAATCCCTATTTCCCCTTGGACCATCACGGACATATCGTTCTTCCCGCCTGA
- a CDS encoding CoA-binding protein produces the protein MNHDTYLNSYLADILASVRHVAILGASTNDNRPSHWISGFLLGKGYQVYPVNPAHAGEFILGRKVYATLADIPHAIDMVDVFRSPDHLPAIVDEVLALDPKPAAIWCQLGIRDDAAASRAEAAGIKVVMNRALVSEYPLVYEMAHRATSSHAA, from the coding sequence ATGAACCATGACACCTATCTGAATTCCTACCTCGCCGACATCCTCGCGTCGGTTCGGCATGTCGCCATCCTTGGCGCATCCACCAACGATAATCGCCCCAGCCACTGGATATCAGGATTTTTGCTGGGCAAGGGATACCAGGTTTATCCCGTCAATCCAGCCCATGCCGGCGAATTCATACTGGGCCGAAAAGTTTACGCGACTTTGGCAGACATACCCCATGCAATTGACATGGTGGACGTGTTCCGCAGCCCGGACCATCTTCCCGCTATCGTTGACGAGGTGCTGGCTCTCGACCCGAAACCCGCAGCCATCTGGTGTCAGTTGGGCATTCGCGACGATGCAGCAGCATCAAGGGCGGAGGCAGCTGGCATCAAGGTTGTGATGAACCGGGCGCTGGTCAGCGAATACCCGCTGGTTTACGAGATGGCACATCGAGCCACCAGCTCACACGCGGCGTGA
- a CDS encoding CoA-binding protein gives MSKHDHYDDDYLRDVLSATRTIALLGASPKPDRPSFGVMRFLLQKGYHVIPVNPGQAGKEILGQKTYASLADIPEEIDMVEVFRAPEYLGEVVADVLALENKPKAIWGQLSVRDDEAVKPAEAAGIKVVMDRCPAIEMPRLGL, from the coding sequence ATGAGCAAACATGACCACTATGACGATGACTACCTCCGGGACGTCCTCAGCGCCACCCGTACAATTGCCCTGCTCGGCGCATCTCCCAAGCCGGATCGTCCCAGCTTCGGTGTCATGCGCTTTCTGCTGCAAAAGGGCTACCATGTCATTCCGGTGAATCCGGGGCAGGCTGGCAAGGAGATACTTGGGCAGAAGACCTATGCCTCGCTGGCCGACATTCCCGAAGAAATCGATATGGTCGAGGTGTTCCGCGCCCCGGAATATCTTGGTGAGGTCGTTGCCGACGTCCTGGCGCTTGAAAACAAACCCAAGGCGATCTGGGGCCAGCTGTCCGTCAGGGACGATGAGGCGGTGAAGCCCGCGGAAGCCGCTGGCATCAAGGTCGTGATGGATCGCTGCCCCGCAATCGAAATGCCGCGACTGGGTCTTTGA
- a CDS encoding DUF6455 family protein translates to MMTHTATDPIRHALSTILGWFAREWEAKSQSDLMKALDQQELEQIAEDCGISRGQLLAFIEAGPHGADEMPRMMRALNIDPIEVEFRMLRLYRDMQLTCITCGAKAQCRKDLAEGHAATEFQHYCGNIDTLNALRARPEMLLEA, encoded by the coding sequence ATGATGACCCACACAGCGACAGATCCTATTCGCCATGCCCTTTCGACAATCCTCGGCTGGTTTGCCCGCGAATGGGAAGCAAAGTCTCAGTCGGATCTCATGAAAGCGCTGGACCAGCAAGAGCTGGAACAGATTGCCGAGGATTGCGGCATATCCCGAGGGCAATTGCTCGCCTTTATCGAAGCTGGTCCGCATGGTGCAGATGAAATGCCCCGGATGATGCGCGCACTCAACATTGATCCGATCGAAGTCGAATTCAGAATGCTTCGGCTCTATCGCGATATGCAACTGACCTGCATCACTTGCGGCGCCAAGGCGCAGTGCCGCAAGGATCTCGCCGAAGGGCATGCGGCCACAGAGTTCCAGCATTATTGCGGAAACATCGATACGCTCAATGCGCTGCGCGCACGTCCGGAAATGCTGCTGGAAGCGTAG
- a CDS encoding O-acetylhomoserine aminocarboxypropyltransferase, producing the protein MTTNNPGFATLAIHAGAQPDPTTGARITPIYQTTAYVFNDSDHAANLFALKEFGNIYTRIMNPTQGVLEERVAALEGGTAALAVASGHAAQLLIFHTLMQPGDNFVAARKLYGGSINQFGHAFKNFGWQVRWADPADPESFAAQVDDKTKAVYIESLANPGGTFVDIAAIADVAHRHGLPLIVDNTMASPYLIRPLEHGADIIVHSATKFLGGHGNSMGGIIVDGGTFDWSAKAGQYPMLSEPRPEYNGVVLHETFGNIAFAIATRVLGLRDLGPAIAPMNAFLLLTGIETLPLRMQRHCDNALKVATWLKSHPKVAWVNYAGLADDPNNALQKRYSPKGAGSVFTFGIKGGLETGKALVGGLKLFSHLANIGDTRSLIIHPASTTHAQLSEEQQIAAGAGPDVVRLSIGIEDAEDIIADLEQALANA; encoded by the coding sequence ATGACCACGAACAATCCGGGCTTCGCAACGCTTGCCATCCATGCCGGCGCTCAGCCGGACCCCACGACGGGGGCGCGCATCACGCCGATCTACCAGACGACGGCCTATGTCTTCAACGACAGCGACCATGCCGCAAATCTCTTTGCGCTCAAGGAGTTCGGCAATATATACACCCGCATCATGAACCCCACCCAGGGCGTTCTGGAAGAGCGGGTCGCAGCCCTTGAAGGCGGCACGGCAGCACTTGCGGTCGCCTCCGGTCATGCCGCCCAGCTCCTCATCTTCCACACGCTGATGCAGCCCGGCGACAATTTTGTCGCCGCCAGGAAGCTCTATGGCGGCTCGATCAACCAGTTTGGCCATGCCTTCAAGAATTTCGGCTGGCAGGTGCGCTGGGCAGACCCTGCTGACCCGGAAAGCTTTGCCGCCCAGGTCGATGACAAGACCAAGGCCGTCTACATCGAAAGCCTGGCCAATCCCGGCGGCACCTTCGTCGACATAGCGGCTATCGCAGACGTCGCCCACCGCCACGGCCTGCCGCTGATCGTCGACAACACCATGGCGAGCCCTTACCTGATCCGCCCGCTGGAGCACGGCGCAGACATCATCGTGCATTCGGCCACCAAGTTCCTCGGCGGTCACGGCAACTCCATGGGCGGCATTATCGTCGATGGCGGCACCTTCGACTGGTCGGCAAAGGCCGGCCAATATCCGATGCTGTCGGAGCCGCGCCCGGAATATAACGGAGTCGTCCTGCACGAGACCTTCGGCAATATTGCCTTCGCTATCGCAACCCGTGTGCTCGGTCTGCGCGATCTCGGCCCTGCCATCGCGCCGATGAACGCCTTCCTGCTCCTGACCGGCATCGAGACGCTGCCGCTTCGAATGCAGCGTCACTGCGACAATGCGCTGAAGGTCGCGACCTGGCTGAAGAGCCATCCCAAGGTCGCCTGGGTCAATTACGCCGGCCTGGCCGATGATCCGAACAACGCGCTGCAGAAGCGCTATTCGCCGAAGGGGGCGGGCTCTGTCTTCACTTTTGGCATCAAGGGCGGACTGGAGACCGGCAAGGCGCTGGTCGGTGGACTGAAGCTCTTCTCGCACCTTGCCAATATCGGCGACACCCGTTCGCTGATTATTCACCCGGCCTCGACGACCCATGCTCAGCTTTCCGAAGAGCAGCAGATTGCTGCGGGTGCAGGGCCGGATGTCGTGCGCCTGTCGATCGGCATTGAGGATGCGGAAGACATCATCGCCGATCTTGAACAGGCGCTGGCCAACGCCTGA
- a CDS encoding flavodoxin family protein, with amino-acid sequence MTLKAVALNATLKRSSGSPSSTDHMLGLVAAAMAEKGVETETIRLADHDILPGVTSDEGPGDAWPPIREKILAADILILGTPIWMGQPSSVCKRALERMDAFLSEKDDQGRMVSYGRVAAVAVVGNEDGAHHVSAQLYQALNDVGFTIPANAIAYWVGEAMGSTDFRELDPTPDKVTSTVDMVARNTVHLARLLADNPYPSQK; translated from the coding sequence ATGACATTGAAGGCTGTTGCCTTGAATGCCACGCTGAAGCGCAGCAGTGGCTCACCGTCCTCGACCGACCACATGCTCGGTCTGGTCGCAGCGGCGATGGCGGAGAAGGGCGTCGAGACGGAGACGATACGCCTTGCCGATCACGACATTCTTCCCGGCGTGACCTCGGACGAAGGGCCGGGCGATGCCTGGCCGCCCATCCGCGAAAAGATTCTCGCTGCAGATATCCTGATACTTGGAACCCCAATCTGGATGGGCCAGCCCTCCAGCGTGTGCAAGCGGGCGCTGGAGCGGATGGACGCCTTCCTGTCGGAGAAGGATGACCAAGGTCGCATGGTGTCCTATGGGCGGGTGGCCGCCGTCGCGGTGGTTGGCAATGAAGACGGGGCGCACCATGTCTCTGCCCAGCTTTACCAGGCCTTGAATGATGTCGGGTTCACCATTCCGGCCAATGCCATCGCCTATTGGGTGGGCGAGGCTATGGGCAGCACGGATTTCCGGGAGCTCGATCCCACTCCGGACAAAGTGACCAGCACAGTCGATATGGTCGCCCGCAACACGGTGCATCTCGCGCGCCTGCTGGCAGATAATCCTTATCCGTCGCAGAAATAA
- a CDS encoding cupin domain-containing protein: MSAALAFDPSTVTPEEGAPAPDRLISGDPRFTTWNIEEADGGIYAGIWQSTPGKWRISYDEWEYFHILEGHSVVTEDGGEPVHLRKGDRLVLRPGFKGTWEVIEKTVKDYVIRL, encoded by the coding sequence ATGTCCGCCGCCCTCGCTTTCGATCCGTCGACCGTCACCCCGGAAGAGGGCGCGCCGGCACCCGACCGCCTGATTTCCGGCGATCCGAGGTTTACCACCTGGAACATTGAGGAAGCGGACGGCGGCATCTATGCCGGCATCTGGCAGTCGACGCCGGGCAAGTGGCGGATCTCTTATGACGAGTGGGAGTATTTCCACATTCTCGAAGGCCACTCTGTTGTCACCGAAGACGGCGGAGAGCCGGTCCACCTGCGAAAGGGCGACCGGCTCGTCTTAAGGCCAGGATTTAAAGGAACCTGGGAAGTGATTGAAAAGACGGTAAAAGATTACGTGATTCGTCTTTAG
- a CDS encoding glutathione S-transferase family protein, with protein MSKDRQITLFYSPQTRATGARVLLEELKVPYDLHVLNMKTNEQRQPAYLAINPLGKVPAVRVGETLVTEQGAIYLYLADLFPEAGLAPALTDPDRGAYLRWLFIYGSCFEPAVVDRFMKREPGSMNETPYASYESLIDMLEEALKTGPYLLGERFTAADVLWGIALRWTTMFGLVEARPAFQAYMERIGSRASIQKVSAEDAAMVPEHEAEAQRLKAAS; from the coding sequence ATGAGCAAAGACCGTCAGATCACCCTCTTCTACTCGCCCCAGACCCGCGCCACCGGTGCGCGCGTGCTGCTGGAGGAGCTGAAGGTGCCCTATGATCTGCATGTGCTGAACATGAAGACGAACGAACAGCGCCAGCCGGCCTATCTGGCGATCAATCCGCTCGGCAAAGTGCCTGCGGTGCGTGTCGGAGAAACCTTGGTCACCGAACAGGGCGCGATCTATCTCTATCTGGCGGATCTTTTCCCTGAGGCAGGTCTTGCCCCTGCGCTGACCGATCCGGACCGTGGGGCCTATCTGCGCTGGCTCTTCATCTATGGCAGCTGCTTCGAACCGGCGGTCGTCGATCGCTTCATGAAGCGCGAGCCGGGATCGATGAACGAGACGCCCTATGCGAGCTACGAGTCGCTCATCGACATGCTGGAAGAAGCGCTCAAAACAGGCCCCTACCTGCTCGGCGAGCGCTTCACGGCGGCCGATGTGCTCTGGGGCATTGCGCTGCGCTGGACGACGATGTTCGGTCTCGTTGAAGCCCGACCCGCTTTCCAGGCCTATATGGAAAGGATCGGCAGCCGTGCCAGCATCCAGAAGGTCTCGGCGGAAGACGCTGCCATGGTGCCAGAGCACGAAGCTGAAGCGCAGCGGCTTAAGGCTGCCAGCTAA